TCCTCGGCGTCTTCCTGCTCATCCCCGTCGTCATGGCGCTGTGGGTCAGCGTGTCCGACTGGGCCGGCCGCGGCAGTCCCCTCTCGGGGAGCGTGTCGTTCGTCGGCGCCGACAACTACTCCGCCGTGCTCACCGACGGCGGCCTGGCGACCAAGGACTTCGGTACGGCGCTGCGCAACAATGCCTGGTACGTGTTGCTCGTCGTGCCGTTGCAGACCGCTCTCGCCCTCTTCCTCGCCATCCTGGTGAACCGCGCGATGCTGCGTGGTCGCGGCTTCTTCCGCACCGCCTACTACTTCCCGTCCGTCACGAGCTCGGTCGCGATCACCGTGCTGTGGATGTTCCTCTTCTCCGCCAGCGGCGCCGTCAACGGCGTGCTCTCGTGGTTCGGCATCAACGGTCCGAACTGGTTCAACGACCCCCGCGGCATCCTGCACCTCGCCCTCGGCACCGTCGGCATCGACACCGGCCCGGCCGCGCTCACGCAGTCCGGCACCCTCGGGGTGTCGTGGTGGGAGTGGCTCGCCGGTCCATCGATCGCGATGAGTGCGTACATCCTGATGGCCGTGTTCACCACCTCGGGAACCTTCATGCTGCTCTTCCTCGCCGGGCTTCAGAACCTCGGTGCCGATGTCGACGAGGCGGCCATGATGGACGGCGCGAACGGCTGGCAGCGGTTCTGGCGGGTCACCCTCCCCCAGCTGCGGCCGACGCTCTTCACGGTCCTCACCCTCGGCCTCATCGGATGCTGGCAGGTGTTCGATCAGATCTACACCGGCACCCGGGGCGCACCGAGCAAGACCACGCTCACGCCCGCCTACCTCTCGTACCAGACCGCGTTCCAGAACCAGGAGTGGGGTCAGGGCGCAGCGATCGCCTTCCTGCTCTTCGTGATCATCGTCGTGTTCACGCTGCTCCAGCGCTGGGTGCTGCGCGATCGACCGGTGTCGCGTCGCCGCATCCGCGCCTACCAGGCCACCACGAAGGGCGGTGATGCGTCGTGAAGCTCTCCCGCAAGCAGCTGACCTGGCAGATCGTGCTCTACGCCCTGCTCATCGGCCTCGCGATCGTCTACATCTACCCGTTCCTGATCCAGGTCGCGACCAGCTTCAAGACCGATGAGGATGCCGCATCCAGTGGCATCACGCTGATCCCCGACGTCTGGACCTTCGCGGCGTACGACCGTCTGTTCCGCAACTCCGACTTCCCGTCATGGTTCGTGAACAGCGCGATCGTGACGATCGTCGTCACGGCCGGTCGCGTGTTCTTCAACTCGCTCGCCGGCTACGCGCTCGCGCGTCTGCGTTTCCGCGGTCGCGGCGTCGTGTTCGCCGCTCTCGTCGCCGTGATGTCGGTGCCGACGGTCGTGCTGCTGATCCCGAAGTTCCTCGTGATCAACCAGCTCGGCATGTTCAACTCCTACGCCGGGATGATCCTGCCGCTGCTGGTCGATGCGGCAGGGGTGTTCATCATGAAGAACTTCTTCGAGTCCATCCCGGAGTCCGTCGAGGAGCAGGCCCGCATCGACGGTGCCGGCACGTTCCGCCTGTTCTGGTCGGTGGTGCTGCCGATGGCCACTCCCGCGCTCGTG
The sequence above is drawn from the Candidatus Microbacterium colombiense genome and encodes:
- a CDS encoding sugar ABC transporter permease, translated to MTVQATPRRSGSSGLRRGEAAAGWLFTAPVIAILGVFLLIPVVMALWVSVSDWAGRGSPLSGSVSFVGADNYSAVLTDGGLATKDFGTALRNNAWYVLLVVPLQTALALFLAILVNRAMLRGRGFFRTAYYFPSVTSSVAITVLWMFLFSASGAVNGVLSWFGINGPNWFNDPRGILHLALGTVGIDTGPAALTQSGTLGVSWWEWLAGPSIAMSAYILMAVFTTSGTFMLLFLAGLQNLGADVDEAAMMDGANGWQRFWRVTLPQLRPTLFTVLTLGLIGCWQVFDQIYTGTRGAPSKTTLTPAYLSYQTAFQNQEWGQGAAIAFLLFVIIVVFTLLQRWVLRDRPVSRRRIRAYQATTKGGDAS
- a CDS encoding carbohydrate ABC transporter permease, whose amino-acid sequence is MKLSRKQLTWQIVLYALLIGLAIVYIYPFLIQVATSFKTDEDAASSGITLIPDVWTFAAYDRLFRNSDFPSWFVNSAIVTIVVTAGRVFFNSLAGYALARLRFRGRGVVFAALVAVMSVPTVVLLIPKFLVINQLGMFNSYAGMILPLLVDAAGVFIMKNFFESIPESVEEQARIDGAGTFRLFWSVVLPMATPALVTIIILSFQGSWNELSHFIVSTNDPALTTLTKGVASLASGQLSQGTQYPLKLAAALIMTIPVAVMFFIFQRRIMNSTEGAVKE